In Flavobacterium endoglycinae, one DNA window encodes the following:
- a CDS encoding NTF2 fold immunity protein — protein MEMKFRRYERDIIFNGMKRLLFLFSLILISCNYTTNTVFQKNIKCENCLVAKEETAVGIAESILFENYGKDQIEDQRPYKVTIENDSIWDIKGTFNSIGFGGVFDIKISAKNGKVLYMIHGK, from the coding sequence ATGGAAATGAAGTTCCGTAGGTATGAAAGAGATATTATATTCAATGGTATGAAGAGACTTTTGTTTCTGTTTAGTTTAATATTAATCAGTTGTAATTATACAACAAATACAGTTTTTCAAAAAAATATTAAATGCGAAAATTGTTTAGTCGCAAAAGAAGAAACAGCTGTTGGAATAGCTGAGTCAATTTTGTTCGAAAACTATGGAAAAGATCAAATAGAAGATCAAAGACCTTATAAAGTAACAATAGAAAATGATTCTATTTGGGATATTAAGGGGACTTTTAATAGTATTGGGTTTGGAGGTGTTTTTGATATAAAAATCTCTGCAAAAAATGGCAAAGTTCTCTATATGATACATGGGAAGTAA
- a CDS encoding homocysteine S-methyltransferase family protein — protein MSITIQEAIKKNILILDGAMGTMLQRYNFSEEDFRGERFKDFPHPLKGNNDLLSLTQPQAIRDVHAAYYEAGADIVETNTFSGTTIGMADYHMEDLVYELNYESAKLAREVADEFTAKNPEKPRFVAGSIGPTNRTASMSPDVNDPGYRAVTFDDLRIAYKEQVEALMDGGCDLLLVETIFDTLNAKAALFAIEEVKEERNIDIPIMVSGTITDASGRTLSGQTVEAFLISVSHIPLLSVGFNCALGADLLKPYLKTLAHNTSFNVSAHPNAGLPNAFGQYDETPEQTQAFIKEYLEDNLINIIGGCCGTTPDHIRLIAEVAKDYKPRVAPILS, from the coding sequence ATGTCGATTACAATTCAAGAAGCAATAAAGAAAAATATCCTAATCCTTGATGGAGCGATGGGAACTATGTTACAACGCTACAACTTCTCAGAAGAAGATTTTCGTGGCGAACGTTTCAAAGATTTCCCTCATCCGTTAAAAGGAAACAACGATTTATTATCCCTAACACAGCCACAGGCCATTCGTGATGTTCACGCTGCGTATTACGAAGCAGGAGCAGATATCGTAGAAACCAATACATTTTCGGGAACTACAATTGGTATGGCCGATTATCATATGGAAGATTTAGTTTACGAACTCAACTACGAATCGGCTAAACTAGCAAGAGAAGTTGCGGATGAATTCACAGCAAAAAATCCAGAGAAACCGCGTTTCGTAGCAGGTTCTATCGGGCCAACAAACCGTACGGCAAGTATGTCACCAGATGTAAATGATCCAGGTTACAGAGCCGTAACTTTTGACGATTTGCGAATTGCATACAAAGAGCAAGTAGAAGCTTTAATGGACGGAGGATGCGATTTACTTTTAGTAGAAACGATTTTCGACACATTAAACGCAAAAGCAGCACTTTTTGCCATTGAAGAAGTAAAAGAAGAACGCAACATCGATATTCCAATTATGGTTTCAGGAACGATTACCGATGCATCAGGAAGAACACTTTCTGGACAAACGGTTGAAGCATTTTTGATTTCAGTTTCACATATTCCGTTATTAAGTGTTGGTTTCAATTGCGCTTTAGGAGCCGATTTGTTGAAACCGTATTTAAAAACATTGGCGCACAACACAAGCTTTAATGTTTCAGCGCATCCAAATGCTGGATTACCAAACGCTTTCGGACAATACGATGAAACACCAGAACAAACTCAGGCATTCATCAAAGAATATTTAGAAGATAATTTAATCAATATCATTGGGGGTTGTTGCGGAACAACTCCAGATCATATTCGATTAATTGCTGAAGTGGCTAAGGATTATAAGCCGAGAGTGGCGCCGATTTTATCGTAA
- a CDS encoding NAD(P)/FAD-dependent oxidoreductase codes for MIKTDILIIGAGPTGLFAVFEAGLLKLKCHILDALPQPGGQLSELYPKKPIYDIPGFPEVLAGDLVDGLMEQIKQFEPGFTLGERAETIDKQEDGSFIVTSNKGTKFHAPVIAIAGGLGSFEPRKPLIEDIEFYEDKGVKYFIKNPEKFRDKRVVIAGGGDSALDWSIFLANVASEVTLIHRRNEFRGALDSVEKVQELKSAGKIKLITPAEVIGINGAEHVESLDIEENGAHRKIECDYFIPLFGLTPKLGPIGDWGLEIEKNAIKVNNALDYQTNIPGIFAIGDVNTYPGKLKLILCGFHEATLMCQAAYQIINPGKKYVLKYTTVSGVDGFDGTRKEAPKAVVKAIV; via the coding sequence ATGATTAAAACAGATATACTTATAATTGGAGCAGGCCCAACAGGTTTATTTGCCGTTTTCGAGGCAGGATTATTAAAATTGAAATGTCACATCCTAGATGCTTTGCCACAACCAGGAGGACAGCTTTCAGAATTATATCCTAAGAAACCAATTTATGATATTCCTGGATTCCCAGAAGTTTTAGCCGGAGATCTTGTAGATGGACTAATGGAGCAAATCAAACAATTTGAGCCGGGTTTTACTTTAGGAGAACGTGCAGAAACAATCGATAAACAAGAAGACGGAAGTTTCATAGTAACTTCAAACAAAGGAACTAAATTCCATGCACCAGTTATTGCAATTGCTGGAGGTTTAGGAAGTTTCGAGCCTCGTAAACCACTTATCGAAGATATCGAGTTTTATGAAGATAAAGGAGTAAAATACTTCATCAAAAATCCTGAGAAATTCAGAGATAAAAGAGTTGTTATTGCAGGAGGAGGAGATTCAGCATTAGACTGGTCTATTTTCTTGGCAAACGTAGCTTCAGAAGTAACTTTAATTCACCGTAGAAACGAATTTAGAGGCGCTTTAGATTCTGTAGAAAAAGTACAAGAATTAAAATCAGCTGGAAAAATCAAATTAATCACTCCGGCAGAAGTTATCGGAATCAACGGTGCTGAGCACGTAGAATCTTTAGACATCGAAGAAAACGGCGCACACCGTAAAATCGAATGCGACTATTTCATCCCGCTTTTCGGATTAACACCAAAATTAGGTCCAATTGGAGACTGGGGATTAGAAATCGAGAAAAATGCTATTAAAGTAAACAATGCATTAGATTATCAGACCAATATTCCTGGAATCTTCGCCATTGGAGACGTAAATACATACCCTGGAAAATTAAAATTAATCCTTTGTGGTTTCCATGAAGCAACTTTAATGTGTCAGGCGGCTTACCAAATCATCAATCCAGGTAAAAAATACGTATTGAAATATACAACAGTATCTGGAGTAGACGGTTTCGACGGAACTCGTAAAGAAGCTCCTAAGGCAGTTGTTAAAGCAATTGTTTAA
- a CDS encoding precorrin-2 dehydrogenase/sirohydrochlorin ferrochelatase family protein, with the protein MEQNELYPIFLKLHNLNVLIVGGGNVGLEKLSFLLKSSPNANVEVVAKEFHLEIKVLAEKHPSITLTKSKFKKKMLKKRHMVIACTDNLEVNKRVYDLARKRYLICNIADTPDLCDYYLGGIVTKGNVKIAISTNGKSPTTAKRLREFFEEVIPEDINQMVENLNEYRKTLKGNFEDKVRKMNEITASLKNKE; encoded by the coding sequence ATGGAACAAAACGAATTATATCCAATATTTCTAAAGCTTCATAATTTAAATGTATTGATTGTAGGTGGAGGAAATGTAGGTCTGGAAAAGCTTTCATTCTTGCTCAAGTCAAGTCCGAATGCAAATGTTGAGGTAGTAGCAAAAGAATTTCATTTAGAAATAAAAGTTCTTGCTGAGAAACATCCTTCGATTACATTGACCAAATCGAAGTTCAAAAAGAAAATGCTCAAAAAGCGCCACATGGTAATCGCTTGTACAGATAATCTTGAAGTCAATAAAAGAGTGTACGATTTAGCCAGAAAACGTTATTTGATTTGCAATATAGCCGATACGCCAGATTTATGTGATTATTATCTGGGCGGCATCGTAACGAAAGGAAATGTAAAAATTGCCATTTCGACTAACGGAAAATCGCCAACAACAGCCAAAAGGCTTCGAGAGTTTTTTGAAGAAGTAATTCCAGAAGATATCAATCAAATGGTTGAAAATCTGAATGAATACCGAAAAACGCTTAAGGGTAATTTTGAAGATAAAGTAAGGAAGATGAATGAAATAACAGCTTCTTTGAAAAATAAAGAATAA
- the cobA gene encoding uroporphyrinogen-III C-methyltransferase → MLNIKPKITLVGAGPGDPELLTLKAVKALAEANVVLYDALANEEILDYAPKNAIKIFVGKRIGNHAYTQDQINQLIVDNALTYRNVVRLKGGDPFIFGRGGEEIDFAESFGIETLVVPGISSVVAVPASQGISITKRGVSESFWAITGTTSDRKLSSDVALAAQSSATVVILMGMHKLPQIIDLFEKENKGNLPVAIIQNGTTAEEKVGVGTVDSILEIVKEKELGSPAIIVLGEVVKESHKLKGFYEEFLSKEIAR, encoded by the coding sequence ATGCTTAATATAAAACCCAAAATAACTTTAGTCGGTGCAGGTCCGGGCGATCCTGAATTATTGACGCTAAAAGCTGTAAAAGCATTGGCTGAAGCTAATGTGGTTTTATACGACGCCTTAGCCAATGAAGAAATTCTGGATTACGCACCAAAAAATGCCATCAAGATTTTTGTTGGAAAAAGAATTGGAAACCATGCTTACACGCAAGATCAAATCAATCAACTGATTGTAGATAATGCGTTGACGTACAGAAATGTAGTTCGGTTAAAAGGCGGAGATCCATTCATTTTTGGAAGAGGAGGGGAAGAAATTGATTTTGCAGAAAGTTTTGGAATTGAAACACTTGTCGTTCCTGGAATTTCATCTGTAGTGGCAGTTCCGGCAAGTCAAGGAATTTCAATAACAAAACGAGGCGTTTCAGAAAGCTTTTGGGCTATTACAGGAACTACATCCGATAGAAAATTATCTTCAGATGTAGCTTTGGCAGCACAATCTTCTGCAACGGTTGTAATCCTGATGGGAATGCATAAACTGCCCCAGATTATCGATTTGTTTGAAAAAGAAAACAAAGGAAATCTGCCGGTAGCCATCATTCAAAACGGAACAACAGCAGAAGAAAAAGTGGGTGTAGGAACAGTAGATTCGATTTTAGAAATCGTAAAAGAAAAAGAATTAGGTTCTCCGGCCATTATCGTTTTAGGCGAAGTGGTAAAAGAAAGCCACAAGCTAAAAGGGTTTTACGAAGAATTTTTATCAAAAGAAATCGCAAGATAG
- a CDS encoding HEPN domain-containing protein, translating into MESFRTEIENPVVQKEIIELEKKIHLFRGGKIDDERFRSLRLARGIYGQRQEGVQMIRIKLPYGKVTSEQLRRITEVSDKYSTGRLHITTRQDIQIHYVSLDRTPELWSELAKDDITLREACGNTVRNITASELAGVDVNEPFDVSPYAHGLFQYLLRNPICQEMGRKFKISFSSSDEDTALSYLHDLGFIPKIKDGQKGFKIMFGGGLGSQPAHAELLSEFVPVNEIIPTAEGIIRIFDRYGERAKRMKARMKFLIKEMGKDAFLDLVEKEKKAIAFETYEIDTTAFDGPIPEPVLEVPQVTIEDKAAYEAWKKSNVIAQKQAGYYAIGIKVLLGDFYTDKARLLADLVKNYAANELRFSLRQNIVILHVKEENLPFFYQELAKLGFVHLGYNSTVDITACPGTDTCNLGIASSTGIAEELEKVISAEYPQYLNNREIEIKISGCMNACGQHNMSAIGFQGMSINSGKLVAPALQVLLGGGRLGNGEGRFADKVIKIPSRRGPEALRTILNDFDANANGEKFLNYYDAKGEKYFYEILKPLADVTNLTEADFVDWGNADNYVKAVGVGECAGVVIDLVATLLFEAKEKLLLAQESFDEKKWSDAIYHAYAGFVNGAKALLLAENQKTNHHAGIVDLFDTVFVDTNKIELNSTFKDLVYQINKNEPSEAFAKDYIAQAIVFFDKIETFRAQELANA; encoded by the coding sequence ATGGAAAGTTTTAGAACAGAAATAGAAAATCCGGTAGTTCAGAAAGAGATTATCGAATTAGAAAAAAAGATTCATTTATTCCGTGGAGGAAAAATTGATGATGAGCGTTTTCGCAGCCTTCGTTTAGCGCGTGGTATCTACGGTCAGCGTCAGGAAGGTGTTCAGATGATTCGTATCAAACTGCCTTATGGTAAAGTAACCAGCGAGCAATTGAGAAGAATTACGGAAGTATCCGATAAATATTCTACTGGACGTCTGCATATTACAACACGTCAGGATATTCAGATTCACTACGTAAGTTTGGACAGAACACCTGAACTTTGGTCAGAATTGGCAAAAGACGATATTACGTTGCGTGAAGCTTGCGGTAATACGGTTAGAAATATTACAGCAAGCGAATTAGCAGGTGTAGATGTAAACGAGCCATTTGATGTTTCGCCTTATGCACACGGTTTGTTCCAATACTTATTGAGAAATCCAATTTGTCAGGAAATGGGACGTAAATTTAAAATTTCGTTCTCTTCTTCGGATGAAGATACCGCTTTAAGTTATTTGCACGATTTAGGATTTATTCCAAAAATCAAAGACGGACAAAAAGGATTTAAAATCATGTTCGGTGGAGGTTTAGGATCTCAGCCAGCGCACGCAGAATTACTTTCTGAGTTTGTTCCAGTAAACGAAATCATTCCAACAGCAGAAGGAATCATCCGTATTTTTGACCGATACGGTGAACGTGCAAAAAGAATGAAAGCGCGTATGAAATTTTTAATCAAAGAAATGGGGAAAGATGCTTTCCTTGATTTAGTTGAAAAAGAGAAAAAAGCAATCGCTTTTGAAACATACGAAATTGACACCACTGCTTTTGACGGTCCAATTCCAGAACCAGTTTTAGAAGTGCCACAAGTTACAATCGAAGATAAGGCAGCTTATGAAGCTTGGAAAAAATCGAATGTAATTGCACAAAAACAAGCAGGATATTATGCTATCGGAATCAAAGTTTTATTAGGAGATTTTTATACGGATAAAGCCAGATTATTAGCCGATTTAGTTAAAAATTACGCAGCAAATGAATTACGTTTTTCATTGCGTCAAAATATTGTAATACTTCACGTAAAAGAGGAAAATCTTCCTTTCTTTTATCAAGAATTAGCCAAATTGGGCTTTGTTCATTTGGGATATAATTCTACCGTAGATATTACGGCATGTCCAGGAACCGATACTTGTAATTTGGGGATTGCGAGCAGTACTGGTATTGCCGAAGAATTAGAAAAAGTGATAAGTGCAGAATATCCTCAATATTTAAACAACCGCGAAATCGAAATTAAAATTTCGGGCTGTATGAACGCTTGCGGACAGCATAATATGTCTGCAATTGGATTCCAGGGAATGTCTATCAACTCAGGAAAATTAGTGGCTCCGGCTTTACAAGTTTTGTTGGGCGGAGGAAGATTAGGAAACGGAGAAGGACGTTTTGCTGATAAAGTAATAAAAATTCCTAGCCGTAGAGGACCAGAAGCTTTGCGTACCATCTTAAATGATTTTGACGCTAATGCGAATGGAGAAAAATTCCTAAACTATTACGATGCAAAAGGAGAGAAATACTTCTACGAAATCTTAAAACCGTTAGCTGATGTAACGAATCTAACAGAAGCTGATTTTGTAGATTGGGGTAACGCGGATAATTATGTAAAAGCAGTTGGAGTTGGAGAATGTGCTGGTGTTGTGATCGATTTAGTGGCAACTTTATTGTTTGAAGCTAAAGAGAAACTACTATTAGCTCAAGAATCTTTCGACGAGAAAAAATGGTCAGACGCGATTTATCATGCTTACGCTGGATTTGTAAATGGAGCAAAAGCTTTATTGTTGGCAGAAAACCAAAAAACAAACCACCACGCAGGAATCGTTGATTTGTTTGACACTGTTTTTGTTGATACCAATAAAATCGAATTGAATTCAACTTTTAAAGACTTGGTTTACCAAATCAATAAAAATGAACCATCTGAAGCTTTCGCTAAAGATTACATCGCGCAAGCCATTGTTTTCTTTGATAAAATCGAAACATTCAGAGCACAAGAATTAGCAAATGCTTAA
- a CDS encoding sulfate adenylyltransferase subunit 1, with translation MDVLKIATAGSVDDGKSTLIGRLLYDTKSLTTDKIEAIEKSSKQKGYDYLDFSLATDGLVAEREQGITIDVAHIYFSTAKKSYIIADTPGHVEYTRNMVTGASTSQVSIILIDARKGVIEQTYRHFFINNLLRVKEVIVAINKMDLVDYSEEVFNKIKADFEALNAKSTFKEQNVSYIPLSAINGGNVVDKSENMPWYNGQTVLEHLEGLHSHDVYEAGKARFPVQTVIRPKTEEYHDFRGYAGKLYGNSIKVGDAVTVLPSLTQSKVSKIHFFDKSFDEASAGSSITIELENDINVTRGDMIVKSDELPRIEKDITTTVCWMDSKKLVPGTKYLVQHNTNRVLAKVESIKNTIATDYSGTTEASQLAINEIGEVSIKLSKPLYFDAYNENKSNGAFILIDTATNTTAGVGFIR, from the coding sequence ATGGACGTTTTAAAAATAGCAACAGCAGGAAGTGTAGATGACGGAAAAAGTACTTTGATCGGAAGGTTATTGTACGACACAAAATCATTGACTACAGATAAAATTGAAGCAATCGAAAAAAGCAGTAAACAAAAAGGATACGATTATTTAGATTTCTCTTTGGCAACTGACGGATTAGTAGCAGAAAGAGAGCAAGGAATCACGATTGACGTTGCACATATTTATTTTTCGACTGCAAAGAAAAGTTACATTATTGCCGATACTCCAGGTCACGTAGAATATACAAGAAACATGGTTACAGGAGCTTCGACTTCTCAGGTTTCTATCATTTTGATCGATGCCAGAAAAGGAGTTATCGAGCAAACGTATCGTCACTTTTTCATCAACAATTTATTGAGAGTAAAAGAAGTAATCGTGGCCATCAACAAAATGGACTTAGTAGATTACTCAGAAGAAGTTTTCAATAAAATTAAAGCTGATTTTGAGGCATTAAACGCAAAAAGTACTTTCAAAGAACAAAACGTAAGCTACATTCCGTTAAGCGCAATCAACGGTGGAAATGTTGTAGACAAATCAGAAAATATGCCTTGGTACAATGGACAAACTGTTTTGGAACATTTGGAAGGATTGCATTCTCATGATGTTTATGAGGCAGGAAAAGCACGTTTCCCAGTTCAAACCGTTATTCGTCCAAAAACAGAAGAATACCACGATTTCAGAGGTTATGCTGGAAAATTATACGGAAACTCTATTAAAGTTGGAGATGCTGTAACGGTTCTTCCTTCTTTAACACAATCAAAAGTTTCAAAAATTCACTTCTTCGATAAATCATTTGACGAAGCTTCTGCAGGTTCTTCGATTACAATCGAATTAGAAAATGATATCAATGTAACGAGAGGTGATATGATTGTAAAATCAGATGAGCTTCCAAGAATTGAAAAAGATATTACAACAACAGTTTGCTGGATGGACAGTAAAAAACTGGTTCCAGGAACAAAATATCTTGTACAGCACAATACGAACAGAGTTTTAGCAAAAGTAGAAAGCATTAAAAACACGATAGCAACTGATTATTCAGGAACAACAGAAGCTTCGCAATTAGCGATAAACGAAATCGGAGAAGTAAGCATCAAACTAAGCAAACCTTTATATTTTGACGCTTACAACGAAAACAAATCAAACGGAGCTTTTATCTTAATTGATACAGCAACGAATACAACAGCAGGAGTAGGATTCATTCGCTAG
- the cysD gene encoding sulfate adenylyltransferase subunit CysD produces the protein MSSVLKTNALESEAIYIFREVISQFDKPVLLFSGGKDSITLVRLAQKAFFPAKIPFPLLHVDTGHNFPETIAFRDKLVEELGLELIVRNVQDAIDEGKVVEETGKYSSRNSLQTTTLLDAIEEFKFDACIGGARRDEEKARAKERIFSVRDDFGQWDEKNQRPELFDILNGKIENGQNVRVFPISNWTELDVWSYIEKEKIEIPSIYFSHKRKVFLRDGLIWSHSPFVYQEEDEQIEERIVRFRTVGDMSCTAAVESYAATIEEVVGEIRSSTISERGARIDDKRSEAAMEKRKQQGYF, from the coding sequence ATGAGTTCAGTATTAAAAACAAACGCTTTAGAGAGTGAAGCGATATATATTTTCAGAGAAGTAATTTCACAGTTTGACAAACCGGTTTTACTTTTTTCAGGAGGAAAAGATTCTATTACATTAGTGCGTTTGGCACAAAAAGCATTTTTTCCTGCCAAGATTCCGTTTCCTCTATTACACGTTGATACAGGACACAATTTTCCTGAAACAATTGCTTTCAGAGATAAATTGGTAGAAGAATTAGGTTTAGAGTTGATTGTTCGTAATGTTCAGGATGCTATTGATGAAGGAAAAGTAGTTGAAGAAACTGGAAAATATTCAAGCCGTAACAGCTTACAGACTACAACACTTTTGGATGCCATTGAAGAATTCAAATTTGATGCTTGTATTGGTGGTGCGCGTCGTGATGAAGAAAAAGCAAGAGCTAAAGAACGTATTTTCTCTGTTCGTGATGATTTCGGACAATGGGACGAAAAAAATCAAAGACCTGAGTTGTTTGATATCTTAAATGGAAAAATCGAAAATGGACAAAACGTTCGTGTTTTCCCAATTTCAAACTGGACAGAATTAGATGTTTGGAGTTATATCGAAAAAGAAAAAATCGAGATTCCGTCTATCTATTTCTCACATAAAAGAAAAGTTTTTTTGAGAGACGGTTTAATCTGGTCGCATTCTCCTTTTGTGTACCAAGAAGAAGACGAACAAATCGAAGAAAGAATTGTTCGCTTCAGAACCGTTGGAGATATGAGCTGTACCGCGGCTGTTGAATCTTACGCAGCAACAATCGAAGAAGTGGTTGGCGAAATCAGATCATCAACTATCTCTGAAAGAGGTGCCAGAATCGATGACAAACGTTCTGAAGCGGCAATGGAGAAAAGAAAACAACAAGGTTACTTTTAA
- a CDS encoding phosphoadenylyl-sulfate reductase — translation MSASIVQDLLEKTKDFSLEETLRFLAERYPNQVTFSTSFGQEDQVITDFIFKNDIAIKVFTLDTGRLFQETYDVFHRTLKKYKKQIEVYFPEAASVENLLQTKGPNSFYDSVENRKECCFIRKVVPLRKALAGNAVWITGLRAEQSENRHDLSLFEYDGNFEIIKFNPLLKWTLEEVENHLKEFNVPQNALHKEGFISIGCAPCTRAIFPGEDIRAGRWWWESSHKECGLHSAKKE, via the coding sequence ATGAGTGCGAGTATTGTACAAGATTTATTAGAAAAAACTAAAGATTTTTCCCTTGAAGAAACTTTGCGTTTTTTAGCAGAAAGATATCCAAATCAGGTTACTTTTTCAACTTCATTTGGGCAGGAAGATCAGGTAATTACTGACTTTATCTTCAAAAATGATATTGCAATTAAGGTTTTTACTTTAGATACAGGAAGATTATTTCAGGAAACTTACGATGTTTTCCATAGAACTTTAAAGAAATACAAAAAACAAATTGAAGTTTATTTCCCAGAAGCGGCATCAGTAGAAAATCTGCTTCAAACAAAAGGACCAAACAGTTTTTACGATTCGGTTGAAAACAGAAAAGAGTGCTGTTTTATTCGAAAAGTAGTTCCCTTAAGAAAAGCTTTGGCAGGAAATGCAGTCTGGATTACAGGTTTAAGAGCAGAGCAATCAGAAAACAGACACGATTTAAGCTTGTTTGAATACGACGGAAACTTTGAAATTATCAAATTCAATCCACTTTTAAAATGGACTTTAGAAGAAGTTGAAAATCATCTGAAAGAATTTAATGTCCCTCAAAATGCTTTACACAAAGAAGGTTTTATAAGCATAGGATGCGCGCCTTGCACGAGAGCCATTTTTCCTGGTGAAGACATTAGAGCTGGAAGATGGTGGTGGGAATCAAGTCATAAAGAATGCGGACTTCATAGTGCTAAGAAAGAATAG
- a CDS encoding sulfite exporter TauE/SafE family protein: MENELKLNNTAIKSNAFSKGNLWVVIPVVLLVSLLSVLIYNHHAEFTWDGFVNGFNEEFLVFFAIGVFAQLVDGTLGMGYGATSTSFLLAYGVPPVVSSTAVHVSEMFTTGASALSHHRFGNINKKLVKHLLIPGVLGSITGAYLLSDVIDGDIIKPFIAVYMIILAVVIIKKALRKSIVKKKTKKLGVLAVFGGFMDSIGGGGWGPIVTSTLLGRGRNPRYTIGSVNAAEFAISFASGITFMLFGGIHGWQVIIGLILGGVISAPLAAYLVNKIKRKPMMVAVGVLIIILSLKTLSKLL, from the coding sequence ATGGAAAATGAACTTAAATTGAACAACACTGCGATCAAGTCTAATGCTTTTTCAAAAGGAAATTTGTGGGTTGTCATACCTGTCGTTTTGCTAGTAAGTTTATTATCTGTATTAATATACAATCATCACGCTGAATTTACGTGGGATGGATTTGTAAATGGTTTTAATGAAGAGTTCTTAGTATTTTTTGCTATTGGAGTTTTCGCTCAATTAGTTGACGGAACTTTAGGAATGGGTTACGGAGCGACTTCAACCTCATTTTTATTGGCTTATGGAGTTCCACCGGTAGTGAGCAGTACAGCGGTTCACGTTTCGGAAATGTTTACAACAGGAGCATCGGCACTTTCGCATCACCGTTTTGGAAATATCAATAAAAAACTGGTAAAACATTTGCTGATTCCGGGAGTTTTAGGTTCAATCACAGGAGCTTATTTGTTGTCGGATGTTATTGATGGAGATATTATTAAGCCATTTATTGCGGTTTACATGATTATTCTGGCGGTTGTAATTATCAAAAAGGCATTAAGAAAAAGCATTGTAAAAAAGAAGACTAAAAAATTAGGCGTTTTGGCTGTTTTTGGAGGTTTTATGGATTCTATTGGAGGAGGTGGCTGGGGGCCAATTGTGACTTCAACATTATTAGGAAGAGGAAGAAATCCAAGATATACAATTGGTTCTGTAAATGCAGCTGAGTTTGCGATTTCATTTGCAAGCGGTATTACTTTCATGCTTTTTGGAGGAATCCACGGCTGGCAGGTAATCATCGGATTAATTTTAGGAGGAGTTATTTCGGCGCCATTAGCAGCTTATTTGGTGAATAAAATCAAAAGAAAACCAATGATGGTTGCAGTTGGAGTTCTAATTATAATATTGAGTTTAAAAACATTGTCTAAATTATTGTAA
- a CDS encoding sulfite exporter TauE/SafE family protein: MDFQIGLVIAGLTVGFIVGLTGVGGGSLMTPILLYFGISPTTAVGTDLLYAAFTKAGGVFVHNKKGNINWKITGWLTLGSVPAALLTLWILNSIKTDIETINRVIKYSLGWALLFTSIAIIFKNKILVFSQKHAGDKFHKESKTQNMLTIGIGILLGATVTLTSIGAGALGTVTLFFLYPLLPTPRLVGTEIAHAVPLTLVAGIGHASMGNLDLVLLGQLLMGSLPGIYIGSMLSGKVPDQFLRNAIAVMLFMAGYKLIF; encoded by the coding sequence ATGGATTTTCAGATTGGTCTTGTAATTGCAGGTTTAACTGTGGGCTTTATTGTTGGATTAACAGGTGTTGGCGGAGGTTCTTTAATGACTCCAATTTTATTATATTTTGGTATTTCTCCAACAACTGCAGTGGGCACGGACTTACTTTATGCTGCTTTTACCAAAGCGGGAGGTGTATTTGTACATAACAAAAAAGGAAACATTAACTGGAAAATTACCGGATGGCTTACCTTAGGAAGTGTTCCCGCTGCTTTATTGACTTTATGGATATTAAACAGTATTAAAACCGATATTGAAACTATAAATCGTGTAATAAAATATAGTTTAGGCTGGGCATTATTGTTTACCTCGATTGCCATTATATTCAAAAATAAAATTTTAGTCTTTTCTCAAAAACATGCTGGAGATAAATTTCATAAAGAAAGTAAAACTCAAAACATGCTCACTATTGGAATAGGAATTTTATTAGGGGCAACTGTAACTTTAACTTCTATTGGAGCTGGAGCATTAGGAACGGTAACTTTATTTTTCCTCTATCCGCTTTTACCAACACCACGTTTAGTAGGAACTGAAATTGCACACGCTGTTCCTTTAACTTTAGTTGCCGGAATTGGACATGCTTCTATGGGAAATCTAGATTTAGTATTACTGGGGCAATTATTGATGGGATCACTTCCCGGAATCTATATAGGAAGTATGTTAAGTGGAAAAGTGCCGGATCAATTCCTTAGAAATGCGATTGCTGTAATGCTTTTCATGGCAGGATATAAATTGATCTTTTAA